A portion of the Burkholderia sp. GAS332 genome contains these proteins:
- a CDS encoding membrane protein DedA, SNARE-associated domain, giving the protein MLHDLVEQYGPALVFVNVLAASLGLPVPAMPSLVLFGAMAAMHPGSVGTQLMPVLVLSIFATLIGDSAWYLAGRLYGGNTLKTICRLSLSRDTCVKKTERFFGRWGVRVLAVAKFVPGLSIVSIPMAGAMGARYRTFLTYDSIGAALWSGTGLIIGALFAKQIDMLFAMAGRLGRTAALVAVALLLLYAAYRWIRRRQLIAKLATQRIEVEELAKLVAAGKTPILFDIRSQEKRALDPFVIPGSQFADERQLDEIVATYPHDQKVVIYCSCPNEISAAWMAKQMNEAGFADVLPLRGGMEAWRDSGKAVDSLPGMPPPEVVVDDIAPKAV; this is encoded by the coding sequence ATGCTACATGATCTCGTCGAGCAATATGGACCGGCGCTCGTCTTCGTCAACGTGCTGGCCGCCTCGCTCGGGCTGCCGGTGCCGGCGATGCCGTCGCTCGTGCTGTTTGGGGCGATGGCGGCCATGCATCCCGGGTCAGTGGGCACGCAGTTGATGCCGGTCCTTGTGTTGTCGATCTTCGCCACGCTAATCGGCGACAGCGCCTGGTATCTCGCCGGCCGTCTGTACGGCGGCAATACGCTGAAAACGATCTGCCGTCTTTCGCTGTCACGCGACACCTGTGTAAAAAAGACCGAACGCTTTTTCGGCCGCTGGGGCGTGCGCGTGCTGGCGGTGGCGAAGTTCGTGCCGGGCCTGTCGATCGTGTCGATTCCAATGGCCGGTGCAATGGGCGCGCGCTACCGCACGTTTCTCACTTACGACAGCATCGGCGCCGCGTTGTGGTCGGGTACCGGTTTGATCATCGGTGCGCTGTTCGCCAAGCAGATCGACATGCTGTTCGCCATGGCCGGACGCCTAGGGCGCACGGCCGCACTGGTGGCCGTCGCGTTGCTGTTGCTGTATGCGGCTTATCGCTGGATTCGCCGGCGTCAGCTGATTGCCAAGCTTGCGACCCAGCGGATCGAAGTCGAGGAACTGGCAAAGCTGGTCGCGGCGGGCAAAACGCCCATACTGTTCGATATCCGCTCGCAGGAAAAGCGTGCGCTCGATCCGTTCGTGATTCCGGGCTCGCAATTCGCCGACGAGCGGCAGCTCGACGAGATCGTTGCGACGTACCCGCACGATCAGAAGGTGGTGATTTACTGTTCGTGCCCAAATGAAATATCCGCGGCATGGATGGCCAAACAGATGAACGAAGCCGGCTTCGCCGACGTGCTGCCGTTACGCGGCGGCATGGAAGCCTGGCGCGACTCGGGCAAAGCGGTAGACTCGCTGCCCGGCATGCCGCCGCCCGAGGTGGTGGTCGACGATATCGCGCCGAAGGCCGTGTAG
- a CDS encoding methyl-accepting chemotaxis sensory transducer with Pas/Pac sensor → MRNNQPVTGHEYEFPSSQMLVSATDLTGRIEYCNPAFIAVSGYTRDELIGQPHNLIRHPDMPREAFADMWATIRDGRPWTALVKNRRKNGDHYWVHASVTPVVDKGAVVGYLSVRVKPERDTVRAAEALYARIRAGESRAFKLRRGVVVRTGLLGRLQALMRLPVATRAAVGYAITPLALLLTGLAAWGGTPPVPFWIAFGVTAAFSFVSWRMLTRQLAEPIRDMSGFATRLAAGDLTADLVIARHDDLGDVLQALNQLKANLAAIVYDVRAQITGMLDNAREISSGNVDLARRTELQAASLEETAATMEELTTTVQANADASVRALDLAKDAQAAAAVGGKIAGQVEQTMAGITAASRRIADITGVIDGIAFQTNILALNAAVEAARAGESGRSFAVVAGEVRMLAQRCAASSKEIKSVVEASATEVALGTELVARTTSQMRVIDEAVSRVSSIIVEVANASSEQAEGIRQVNQAVSHLDGATQQNAALVEQAAATAQRLAEQADVLDEAVRLFTVADATPAQRAAQPLRQAPAPHAALHAAHTPTPEFKRKAAQEFAHASEQEESTLI, encoded by the coding sequence ATGCGCAACAACCAGCCTGTCACCGGGCACGAATACGAATTCCCTTCGTCGCAAATGCTTGTTTCCGCGACGGATCTGACGGGCCGCATCGAGTATTGCAACCCGGCGTTCATCGCCGTCTCGGGCTACACACGCGACGAACTGATCGGCCAGCCGCACAACCTGATCCGTCATCCGGACATGCCGCGTGAAGCCTTCGCCGATATGTGGGCGACGATTCGCGATGGCCGTCCGTGGACCGCGCTCGTCAAGAACCGCCGCAAGAATGGCGACCATTACTGGGTGCATGCGAGCGTCACGCCGGTAGTCGATAAAGGCGCGGTCGTCGGCTATCTGAGCGTGCGCGTGAAGCCGGAACGCGACACGGTACGCGCCGCCGAAGCGCTGTACGCGCGAATCCGCGCCGGCGAGTCGCGCGCGTTCAAGCTGCGCCGCGGCGTGGTGGTGCGCACCGGTCTGCTTGGCCGCCTGCAGGCGCTGATGCGTCTACCGGTCGCCACGCGCGCGGCGGTCGGCTATGCGATCACACCGTTGGCTTTGTTGCTGACGGGACTCGCCGCGTGGGGCGGCACGCCGCCCGTGCCGTTCTGGATCGCGTTCGGCGTCACTGCGGCATTCAGCTTCGTCTCCTGGCGAATGCTGACGCGGCAACTCGCCGAGCCGATCCGCGACATGTCCGGTTTCGCGACCCGCCTCGCCGCGGGCGATCTGACCGCCGATCTGGTGATTGCGCGTCACGACGACCTCGGCGACGTGCTGCAGGCGTTGAATCAATTGAAGGCGAATCTCGCGGCGATCGTCTACGACGTGCGCGCGCAGATCACCGGCATGCTCGATAACGCGCGTGAAATCTCCAGCGGCAATGTCGACCTCGCGCGCCGCACCGAATTGCAGGCTGCGTCGCTCGAAGAAACCGCCGCCACGATGGAAGAATTGACCACCACCGTGCAGGCCAACGCCGATGCCAGCGTGCGCGCACTCGATCTCGCGAAAGACGCGCAAGCGGCGGCTGCCGTCGGCGGCAAGATCGCCGGTCAGGTCGAGCAGACCATGGCCGGCATCACGGCGGCGTCGCGGCGCATCGCCGACATCACCGGCGTGATCGACGGCATTGCGTTCCAGACCAACATCCTCGCGCTGAATGCTGCCGTCGAAGCGGCGCGCGCCGGAGAATCGGGCCGCTCGTTCGCGGTCGTCGCCGGCGAAGTGCGGATGCTGGCGCAGCGGTGCGCGGCGTCGTCGAAGGAAATCAAGTCGGTGGTCGAGGCCAGTGCAACCGAGGTGGCGCTCGGCACCGAACTGGTTGCACGCACGACATCACAGATGCGCGTGATCGATGAAGCGGTGAGCCGCGTGTCGTCGATCATCGTCGAAGTGGCGAACGCCAGCAGCGAGCAGGCGGAAGGCATTCGCCAGGTGAATCAGGCGGTCTCGCATCTGGACGGCGCCACGCAGCAGAACGCCGCGCTGGTCGAGCAGGCGGCAGCCACGGCGCAACGTCTCGCGGAACAGGCCGATGTGCTGGACGAAGCGGTGCGCCTGTTCACCGTCGCCGATGCGACGCCGGCGCAGCGCGCGGCGCAGCCGTTGCGGCAGGCACCCGCACCCCATGCGGCGCTGCATGCCGCGCACACGCCCACACCCGAATTCAAGCGCAAAGCTGCGCAAGAATTCGCGCACGCGAGCGAACAGGAAGAATCGACATTGATCTGA
- a CDS encoding thioredoxin reductase (NADPH): protein MLSTQEAEGQQTVVADAPFSSLATRMHQMFPELTCAEIDRLRRFGEVSHWETGELLFETGHTGPGMFVVLSGRVKVYQRDGIGREVLIAEHGAKHFLAEVGQLSGRPALVNGMAVNPVDALLIPPDKLRALIVAEAELGERIMRALILRRVSLIEKGAGGPILIGNSSDARLVMLQGFLSRNGHPHSVIDERDEDALRLIEQFAAQKEDMPLVICPDGTVLRHPSMPELATCLGLLPDLDDSHVYDVAIVGAGPAGLATAVYAASEGLSVIVLDSRAPGGQAGASSRIENYLGFPTGISGQALAGRAFVQAQKFGAHVAIPVHVKALHCAESPYRLELKCGGKITSRTIVIASGAVYRRPALEGLDRFDGRGVYYWASPVEAKLCKRQEIVLVGGGNSAGQAIVYLATHAAKVHVLIRRSGFEATMSRYLIDRIRSLPNVFVHPHSEVGRLEADDIGLASVVLKKPLPDGTESFDTRHLFLFTGADPNTDWLRTCGVQLDDKGFVLTGAGVDGASVCDLATTVDGVYAIGDARAGSTKRVAAAVGEGAAVVAQIHQLLAVSEGEAAVALGA, encoded by the coding sequence ATGCTGTCGACTCAAGAAGCAGAAGGGCAACAAACCGTCGTCGCCGACGCGCCGTTTTCGTCGCTCGCGACGCGCATGCATCAGATGTTCCCCGAACTCACCTGCGCGGAAATCGATCGTCTGCGCCGATTCGGCGAAGTGAGCCACTGGGAAACCGGTGAGTTGCTGTTCGAAACCGGCCACACCGGCCCAGGCATGTTTGTGGTGTTGAGTGGGCGTGTGAAGGTTTACCAACGCGATGGCATCGGGCGCGAAGTTCTGATTGCAGAACATGGCGCCAAGCATTTTCTCGCTGAAGTCGGTCAGTTGTCCGGTCGGCCCGCGCTGGTCAACGGCATGGCTGTCAACCCGGTCGACGCTTTGCTGATTCCGCCGGACAAGCTGCGCGCGTTGATCGTCGCCGAGGCCGAACTGGGCGAGCGCATCATGCGCGCGCTGATTCTGCGGCGCGTGTCGCTGATCGAAAAGGGCGCGGGCGGCCCGATTCTGATCGGCAACAGCAGTGACGCCAGGCTCGTGATGTTGCAAGGCTTCCTGTCGCGCAACGGCCATCCTCACTCGGTCATCGACGAACGCGACGAAGACGCGCTGCGTCTGATCGAGCAATTCGCCGCGCAGAAAGAGGACATGCCGCTGGTGATCTGCCCGGACGGCACGGTGCTGCGTCATCCGAGCATGCCGGAACTCGCCACCTGCCTCGGCTTGCTGCCCGATCTCGACGATTCGCATGTGTACGACGTCGCGATCGTCGGCGCGGGACCGGCCGGCCTCGCCACGGCCGTGTACGCGGCGTCCGAAGGCCTCTCGGTCATCGTGCTCGACAGCCGCGCGCCGGGCGGCCAGGCAGGCGCCAGTTCGCGGATCGAAAACTACCTCGGCTTTCCGACCGGCATCTCCGGTCAGGCGCTGGCAGGCCGTGCGTTCGTGCAGGCGCAGAAATTCGGCGCGCACGTCGCGATTCCGGTCCATGTGAAGGCGCTGCATTGCGCGGAGTCACCGTATCGGCTGGAGCTCAAGTGCGGCGGCAAGATTACCTCCCGCACGATTGTGATCGCGAGCGGCGCGGTCTATCGGCGCCCCGCGCTCGAAGGGCTCGACCGCTTCGATGGGCGCGGCGTCTACTACTGGGCGTCGCCAGTCGAGGCCAAGCTGTGCAAGCGCCAGGAGATCGTGCTGGTGGGCGGCGGCAATTCGGCGGGCCAGGCGATCGTCTATCTGGCGACGCACGCGGCCAAGGTCCATGTGCTGATCCGCCGAAGCGGCTTTGAAGCCACCATGTCGCGCTACCTGATCGACCGCATCCGTTCGCTGCCGAATGTGTTCGTGCATCCGCATTCGGAGGTCGGCCGGCTCGAGGCGGACGATATCGGGCTGGCGTCGGTCGTGTTGAAGAAGCCGCTGCCGGACGGCACCGAAAGCTTCGATACGCGGCATCTGTTCCTTTTCACCGGCGCCGATCCGAATACCGACTGGTTGCGCACTTGCGGCGTGCAACTGGACGACAAGGGCTTCGTGCTGACCGGCGCCGGCGTGGACGGCGCATCCGTCTGCGATCTCGCTACGACCGTCGATGGTGTTTATGCGATTGGTGACGCGCGCGCCGGGTCGACGAAACGCGTTGCGGCGGCGGTCGGAGAAGGCGCGGCCGTGGTCGCGCAGATACATCAGCTGCTGGCGGTATCGGAGGGAGAAGCAGCGGTCGCGTTGGGGGCTTGA